One genomic segment of Ignisphaera sp. includes these proteins:
- a CDS encoding ATP-dependent DNA helicase translates to MNKFPYDRPRIGQIELSKFLYTNLREDVVAIVSAPTGFGKTISILYASRALVDEGRFDKVFYVVRTRNELDPVIRDGRKVGMRFSILYSIARMCPLARGKNISSDGFWAVCSLLRIKGLCEYYRRTRSLDIPQIFSSISSSRDHTDFADRLSKEIGVCPYFTSLELLDYVDLYVATYPYIFKESIKSWIFSDRDFSQTLLVIDEAHNILNIGSLMGESISIDVLDRAIRELEELSLDTDTLDFLKNLTSIKVDDVGKGYTFIGRDRVGLDKGVADRLMEIAIEASLEMFREHNDIDNVEDLDLSIYRVAKFVKSAVNNHFEIFVSRERPKGLTIHTLPIDFDVVREIIEQFPSAILMSGTSPDKSFIEKGVGIKKHIEVVDVEEYGARNYLRENAVAIMFTGATTSYRERTERMFKTYSKLIETLYRVHRGGVIMVIYPSYEVMNSIVSLISSDIEMVIESLKPLSQIIDEIARKEKVVVNTVAGGRLAEGIELTVNGESLIKTVVVVGVPYPQPDDYIEFIKRDLQKKGYIYTEYYRDLAIMRVLQAVGRAIRSEKDYALIVLADRRYRQKKLLEKIKLNIKAVTDSINTIEKIVSSLNQ, encoded by the coding sequence GTGAACAAGTTTCCCTACGATAGACCTAGAATTGGGCAGATAGAGCTCTCGAAATTTCTCTATACGAATCTTAGAGAAGATGTTGTAGCTATTGTGTCTGCTCCAACAGGTTTCGGTAAAACTATTTCTATTCTGTATGCATCTAGAGCTCTAGTTGATGAAGGTAGATTTGATAAGGTATTCTATGTGGTTAGAACTAGAAATGAGCTTGATCCTGTTATTAGAGATGGTAGGAAAGTTGGGATGAGATTCTCGATACTATATAGTATAGCTAGAATGTGTCCTCTTGCTAGAGGTAAAAACATATCATCTGATGGATTTTGGGCTGTATGTAGTTTGCTAAGGATTAAGGGTTTATGTGAATACTATAGAAGAACGAGATCTCTAGATATTCCCCAGATATTCTCATCGATATCGAGTTCTAGAGACCATACAGATTTTGCAGATAGATTGTCTAAAGAAATTGGTGTTTGTCCCTACTTCACATCTCTTGAGTTACTGGATTATGTAGATCTCTATGTAGCTACATATCCATACATATTTAAGGAGAGCATCAAGAGCTGGATATTTAGTGATAGAGATTTTTCACAAACACTTCTAGTTATTGACGAAGCACACAATATACTGAATATAGGTAGCTTGATGGGTGAATCAATATCTATAGATGTTCTAGATAGAGCTATCAGAGAATTAGAAGAACTTTCTCTAGATACAGATACTCTGGATTTTCTAAAGAATCTAACCAGTATTAAGGTAGATGATGTTGGGAAAGGATACACATTCATAGGTAGAGATAGAGTGGGTCTTGATAAAGGGGTAGCAGATAGGTTGATGGAGATAGCTATTGAAGCATCGCTCGAGATGTTTAGAGAACATAATGATATAGATAATGTAGAGGATCTTGATTTATCGATATATAGAGTAGCTAAGTTCGTTAAATCAGCTGTAAACAATCATTTCGAGATATTTGTGTCTAGAGAAAGACCTAAAGGATTAACGATACATACACTACCTATAGATTTCGATGTAGTTAGAGAAATTATTGAGCAATTCCCATCAGCTATACTTATGAGTGGTACTTCTCCAGATAAATCATTTATCGAGAAAGGCGTAGGGATCAAGAAGCATATAGAGGTTGTAGATGTTGAAGAATATGGAGCTAGGAACTATCTGAGAGAAAATGCTGTAGCAATAATGTTTACAGGTGCTACAACAAGCTATAGAGAGAGAACAGAAAGAATGTTTAAAACATATAGCAAGCTCATCGAGACTCTCTACAGAGTTCATAGAGGAGGTGTGATTATGGTTATCTACCCTAGCTATGAGGTTATGAACTCTATAGTATCGCTTATCTCCAGCGATATAGAGATGGTTATAGAATCTCTAAAACCATTATCACAGATAATAGACGAGATAGCGAGAAAAGAGAAAGTTGTGGTAAATACTGTTGCAGGTGGTAGGTTAGCTGAAGGAATAGAGCTTACAGTAAATGGAGAGAGCTTGATTAAAACTGTAGTTGTTGTTGGTGTACCTTATCCTCAGCCAGACGACTATATAGAGTTCATTAAAAGAGATCTGCAGAAGAAAGGATACATTTATACAGAATACTATAGAGATCTAGCTATAATGAGAGTTCTTCAAGCAGTTGGTAGAGCCATAAGATCAGAAAAAGATTATGCACTTATAGTGTTAGCAGATAGAAGGTATCGACAGAAGAAACTTTTAGAAAAGATAAAGCTAAACATAAAAGCTGTTACAGACAGCATCAACACAATAGAAAAGATAGTATCATCACTTAACCAGTAA
- a CDS encoding 4Fe-4S dicluster domain-containing protein: protein MFGIKSCDLKSIMILDSILGLNKHPIYTRRRSSIECIVVEECLEPGETCFCGALDAGPDVHRGFDIAYARLDEDVVLFKYGSNTGREIIYRANLEKADKDTVSIYRELIEKARRSTEARIPRINEVNEKLKKSISDTELWSRLASRCIGCGNCNYVCPTCFCIEIEDQVSERFSKRVAKWIGCLTYTYGQVAGGHFRIHLYTRYRHFVLHKFIFYPMQINSIGCVGCGRCVTWCPLGIDIRDTLRKVAEYG, encoded by the coding sequence TTGTTTGGTATTAAGTCTTGCGATCTAAAGTCTATCATGATTCTAGACTCTATTCTAGGTCTAAATAAACATCCTATCTATACTAGAAGAAGAAGCTCTATAGAGTGTATTGTTGTTGAAGAGTGTCTAGAGCCTGGAGAAACATGTTTCTGTGGTGCTCTTGATGCAGGTCCTGATGTTCATCGAGGTTTCGATATAGCTTATGCTAGACTTGATGAAGATGTTGTTCTGTTTAAGTATGGTAGCAATACTGGTAGAGAGATTATCTATAGAGCTAATCTAGAGAAAGCTGATAAAGATACCGTCTCTATATATCGAGAACTTATAGAAAAAGCTAGGAGGTCTACAGAAGCTCGTATACCCAGGATTAACGAAGTAAATGAAAAACTAAAGAAATCTATAAGCGATACAGAGCTATGGAGCAGATTAGCATCTAGGTGTATTGGATGTGGAAACTGTAACTATGTGTGTCCAACTTGTTTCTGTATCGAGATAGAGGATCAAGTTTCAGAAAGATTTAGCAAAAGAGTAGCCAAATGGATTGGATGTTTAACGTATACCTATGGCCAAGTTGCTGGAGGTCATTTTAGAATCCACCTCTATACAAGGTATAGACATTTTGTACTACATAAATTCATTTTCTATCCTATGCAGATAAATAGTATAGGATGTGTTGGATGTGGTAGATGTGTTACTTGGTGTCCTCTAGGAATAGATATAAGGGATACACTTAGAAAGGTTGCTGAATATGGATAG
- a CDS encoding nucleotidyltransferase domain-containing protein, producing the protein MEKVVEKRIKRAGWALSKAKEFTECIKKIFRSIVLVVLFGSYARGDFNEWSDIDILIVVDDVLPKKPTERIDMVVPCITAVEAPIEPIIISRNEFENLKKKKNPAIVDAIDNGIPIINNTDNRYNTPDIAT; encoded by the coding sequence TTGGAGAAAGTTGTTGAAAAGCGGATAAAGAGAGCTGGATGGGCTTTAAGTAAAGCGAAAGAGTTTACTGAATGCATAAAGAAGATATTTAGAAGCATCGTTTTAGTTGTGCTCTTTGGCTCTTATGCTAGAGGTGATTTTAATGAGTGGAGCGATATAGATATTCTGATAGTGGTTGATGATGTGCTACCGAAAAAACCTACAGAGAGAATAGATATGGTTGTACCCTGTATAACTGCTGTAGAAGCTCCAATAGAGCCTATAATAATCTCGAGAAACGAGTTTGAGAATCTAAAAAAGAAGAAGAATCCAGCTATAGTAGATGCTATAGATAATGGGATACCCATAATAAACAATACTGATAATCGATACAATACCCCTGATATTGCTACATAA
- a CDS encoding ATPase domain-containing protein, whose translation MSKDTKYVFGVNELDELLGSSLSPRSMVVVAGHPGSGKTTLASTICYSNALRGHRCLYISFQEDREKLFNNMKKLGIDLEKQEKQNMLLFLRIPTARDIDGVVKTVSEVIDSYSPKVIVVDSINALFTYVSDPDKRAWLQNYFYQLTLVINGIIIVVAEMPIDVERIDIGSIEFVADVVLMLKSRIERKIVSRYIEIRKARGSPIHISEIPFRIVEGKGLEVFIPPVPIKINRIGRFYNLKIPLFRDVLGGIPADGVILIVYPPDSRMYISTLFIAEPVLENNLKILVISFTEPPHVVEYFIESMASRFGIDIDDVKNLVSRHVVAIESINPYSMSSDEIIIHIVSSIDRYRPDIVVVHGLEILYPLIHGDIAKGFNDISNLVQALRSRGVLLIGLMSYIEEVYKILSSLCDIVIRFFYEIVNKSIENYVYVWKQNDFPRLYKVDFDTLLETLSEALKHIVAPYKINIR comes from the coding sequence TTGAGTAAAGATACAAAATATGTTTTTGGTGTTAATGAACTAGATGAACTTTTGGGTAGTTCACTATCCCCTAGATCTATGGTTGTTGTTGCTGGTCATCCTGGTTCAGGTAAAACAACACTTGCATCAACAATATGCTACTCAAATGCATTAAGAGGACACAGATGTCTATACATATCTTTTCAAGAAGATAGAGAAAAGCTTTTCAACAATATGAAGAAACTGGGTATAGATCTAGAAAAGCAAGAGAAACAGAACATGTTACTGTTTCTCAGAATTCCTACAGCTAGAGATATTGATGGAGTTGTTAAAACAGTTTCTGAAGTTATTGATAGTTATAGTCCTAAGGTTATTGTGGTAGATTCAATTAATGCGCTATTCACATATGTTTCTGATCCAGATAAACGTGCATGGCTACAGAACTACTTCTATCAGTTAACGCTAGTTATAAATGGTATCATCATAGTTGTTGCAGAGATGCCTATAGATGTAGAGAGAATAGATATTGGCTCTATAGAGTTTGTAGCTGATGTTGTTCTAATGCTTAAATCTAGAATAGAAAGAAAGATAGTCTCTAGGTATATAGAGATTAGAAAAGCTAGAGGATCTCCTATCCATATATCAGAAATACCGTTCCGTATTGTTGAAGGAAAAGGTCTAGAGGTCTTTATCCCACCAGTGCCTATTAAGATTAATAGAATTGGTAGATTCTATAATCTGAAGATACCTCTATTCAGAGATGTTTTAGGTGGTATACCTGCTGATGGAGTTATACTGATAGTCTATCCACCAGACTCCAGGATGTATATATCTACACTCTTTATAGCTGAACCTGTTCTAGAGAATAATCTAAAGATCTTGGTTATAAGCTTTACAGAACCTCCACATGTGGTAGAGTACTTTATCGAGAGTATGGCGTCAAGATTTGGAATAGATATTGATGATGTGAAGAACTTGGTATCGAGACATGTAGTAGCAATAGAATCTATAAATCCATACTCAATGTCTTCTGACGAAATCATTATACATATAGTGAGTAGTATCGATAGATATAGACCAGATATAGTTGTTGTACACGGTCTAGAGATCCTATATCCACTTATCCATGGAGATATAGCCAAAGGATTTAACGATATAAGCAACCTGGTTCAGGCATTAAGGTCTAGAGGTGTTCTTCTCATAGGATTAATGTCGTATATAGAGGAGGTATATAAGATTCTCTCATCTTTATGCGATATAGTTATAAGATTCTTCTACGAAATCGTTAATAAAAGTATAGAGAACTATGTCTATGTATGGAAACAAAACGATTTCCCTAGACTATACAAAGTTGATTTTGATACTCTTCTAGAAACTCTATCAGAGGCATTAAAACATATAGTAGCTCCATACAAAATCAATATCAGGTAA
- a CDS encoding FAD/NAD(P)-binding protein has translation MDREGIEKQNIFTVKRAMVVNEVEEAPNVKTLTLKIDNDYNALPGQFNMLYVYGLGEVPISIASLPTSIGRSIAIEHTIKSVGAITKAVVYKVGVGSIVGIRGPYGRGWPLDEAEGRDLVIIGGGIGVAPLRPVVKYLEKFRERFGRINILFGARSPRDILYKYELDSYRSIPNTKLMLSVDTYSSDWRHHVGFVTDLIDYIDIDVSNSIAFICGPEVMMRTSIRKLLDRGFRKDMVFLSLERRMRCGVGVCGTCQFGHYFICRNGPVFSYSDIEDYIWVEGI, from the coding sequence ATGGATAGAGAGGGTATAGAGAAACAAAACATATTCACAGTTAAGAGAGCTATGGTTGTTAATGAAGTTGAAGAAGCACCTAATGTAAAGACGCTTACCCTAAAGATCGACAATGACTATAATGCATTGCCAGGTCAATTCAATATGCTCTATGTTTATGGTTTAGGAGAAGTACCGATATCTATAGCTAGTCTCCCTACATCTATAGGTAGATCTATAGCTATTGAACATACTATCAAAAGTGTTGGAGCTATAACGAAAGCTGTTGTATATAAAGTTGGTGTAGGTTCTATTGTAGGGATTAGAGGTCCTTATGGGAGAGGATGGCCTTTGGATGAGGCAGAGGGTAGGGATCTGGTTATCATTGGCGGAGGTATCGGTGTAGCTCCTCTAAGACCTGTTGTAAAGTATTTAGAGAAATTTAGAGAGAGATTCGGTAGAATCAATATACTGTTTGGTGCTAGATCTCCTAGAGATATCCTCTACAAATATGAACTAGATTCCTATAGATCTATACCGAACACAAAGCTTATGCTATCTGTTGATACTTATTCAAGTGATTGGAGGCATCATGTTGGATTTGTTACCGATCTGATAGACTATATAGATATTGATGTAAGTAACTCTATAGCCTTTATATGTGGACCCGAGGTTATGATGAGAACAAGTATTAGAAAACTTCTGGATAGAGGGTTCCGAAAAGATATGGTTTTTCTGTCTCTAGAGAGAAGGATGAGGTGTGGTGTAGGTGTTTGTGGTACATGTCAATTTGGTCACTACTTCATATGTAGAAACGGCCCTGTCTTTAGCTATAGTGATATAGAGGACTACATATGGGTAGAAGGGATATAG
- a CDS encoding AIR synthase family protein, translating to MSGKLPPELLTRYILSRTGIRDPSVIVGPSIGEDAAIIDIGNGKILVMHVDPITGAVENIGWLAVHIACNDIAVRGVKPRWLLPVLFLPRDIDESVIDSITKGIDEATKDLEVSIVGGHSEYTLDLDRVLISMTAIGVGDKNRYVSTRGARVGDVVIVTKTIAIEGTAILSTDFRDILIKLGVSSDIVERGSRFIKDISVVREALALAEAGYVSSMHDPTEGGLLGGLIEIAYASNKTIEVWEESIPIAEETMAIASALKIDPLRLISSGTLIAVVSSNRVDEALNLLNSLGIRATVIGRVVDALDGYVILHKENGSIEKIATLYVRDELYRVWEKWRR from the coding sequence TTGAGCGGTAAACTACCTCCAGAACTATTAACAAGATATATATTGAGTAGAACAGGTATTAGAGATCCCTCGGTTATAGTCGGCCCCTCTATAGGTGAAGATGCCGCTATCATAGATATCGGTAATGGGAAAATTTTGGTAATGCATGTCGATCCTATAACTGGTGCTGTAGAGAATATTGGGTGGCTTGCTGTCCATATAGCATGTAACGATATTGCTGTTAGAGGTGTTAAGCCTAGATGGCTTCTTCCTGTACTCTTTCTACCTAGAGATATAGATGAATCAGTTATAGACTCTATAACCAAGGGTATAGATGAAGCTACTAAAGATTTAGAGGTATCTATTGTTGGTGGACATTCTGAATATACTCTAGATCTAGATAGAGTGCTTATATCTATGACTGCTATAGGTGTTGGAGATAAGAATAGATATGTTTCGACAAGAGGAGCTAGAGTAGGCGATGTTGTTATTGTAACCAAGACTATAGCTATAGAGGGTACAGCTATCCTGTCTACAGACTTTAGAGATATCTTGATTAAGCTTGGCGTTTCTAGCGATATTGTTGAAAGAGGAAGCAGATTCATTAAGGATATAAGTGTTGTTAGAGAAGCTCTAGCTCTAGCTGAAGCAGGCTATGTATCTTCAATGCATGATCCTACTGAAGGAGGTTTGCTTGGAGGCTTAATAGAGATAGCGTATGCATCTAATAAAACTATAGAGGTTTGGGAAGAATCGATACCTATAGCTGAAGAGACTATGGCTATAGCTAGTGCTCTTAAGATAGATCCACTAAGACTGATAAGCTCAGGTACATTAATAGCTGTAGTCTCTAGTAATAGAGTTGATGAAGCTTTAAACTTGTTGAATAGCTTGGGAATAAGAGCAACAGTTATAGGTAGAGTTGTAGATGCTCTAGATGGTTATGTCATTCTCCATAAAGAGAACGGATCTATAGAGAAGATAGCTACACTATACGTAAGAGATGAACTCTATAGAGTTTGGGAAAAATGGCGTAGATAG
- a CDS encoding PQQ-binding-like beta-propeller repeat protein, with protein MYIIYFMKRIVLEEIAPSKEPGNIPMEFYPPKLPWIMEKGDEENDMYYASNLPRVPELAFKISISANIGGVLAEALVEKDKILLADYQGVYTLNRENGDLVWGVEVYSDSLEGRAVSYPQPVSRWKALGLWRFVEAYGLGKYLYVGTSSTPEGDAYLIAFDKDSGEVVWSVKLESEVNASSKASVTSNLIVAGGRIFVGSVRDEGYVFCVTEDGVLQWRSKVGANVRGLTYGHDVLYVTSEPSTNLYALDPKTGEILWIFKYSNIIGTPIYRKDRVILSDSIGNILAISWNGTLLWRKYLGVGGDINTNPYIAVDNQYIYAVRDLGEKPLNIFKLDLDGNTLGNFTIENNEYGGRPLTSNDVVILPILYPNKYSKLYFLWRGLFKLYELRFEEEEIWMPKVSTAYGEIYVIVNPTTLYKFVDPSKPTIYSVNTELSDGELLVNASVCDRESGLYGVYLVYSLNGLEWSYQPMHISIRYIVEPIGGYGFGEKPFPYTTKIKIPEETREIEFYVLAIDNIGNHEATRVYAYSIHR; from the coding sequence ATGTATATCATCTATTTTATGAAGAGAATAGTTTTAGAGGAAATAGCTCCATCTAAGGAACCTGGGAATATCCCAATGGAGTTCTATCCACCTAAGCTTCCATGGATTATGGAGAAAGGTGATGAAGAAAACGACATGTATTATGCTTCTAATCTGCCTAGGGTTCCAGAACTAGCCTTTAAGATCAGTATTTCAGCCAATATTGGTGGAGTATTAGCTGAAGCTCTTGTGGAGAAAGACAAAATCCTCTTAGCGGACTATCAAGGTGTCTACACACTCAATAGAGAAAATGGAGATTTGGTGTGGGGTGTTGAAGTCTACTCTGATAGTCTTGAAGGAAGAGCTGTATCTTATCCACAACCAGTATCTAGATGGAAAGCCTTAGGTTTATGGAGATTTGTTGAAGCTTATGGATTAGGGAAGTACCTATATGTTGGAACTTCTTCGACGCCCGAAGGCGATGCCTATCTCATTGCCTTCGATAAAGATAGTGGTGAAGTTGTTTGGAGTGTTAAGCTTGAATCTGAAGTTAATGCATCATCTAAAGCTTCAGTAACATCAAATCTTATAGTTGCTGGAGGAAGAATTTTTGTTGGAAGTGTTAGAGATGAGGGATATGTTTTCTGTGTAACAGAAGATGGTGTTCTTCAGTGGCGTAGTAAAGTTGGGGCAAATGTTAGAGGTCTAACCTATGGACATGATGTTCTCTACGTGACTTCAGAACCATCAACAAATCTTTATGCACTAGACCCAAAAACAGGAGAAATTCTATGGATTTTTAAATACAGCAACATAATAGGTACACCTATATATAGGAAGGATAGAGTTATACTCTCTGACTCTATAGGTAATATTTTGGCTATTTCTTGGAATGGAACACTGCTGTGGAGGAAATACTTAGGGGTAGGGGGAGACATTAATACCAATCCCTATATCGCAGTTGATAACCAATACATATATGCTGTTAGAGATTTGGGAGAAAAACCGCTGAACATCTTCAAGCTTGATCTCGATGGAAACACTTTAGGGAACTTCACTATAGAGAATAACGAATATGGTGGAAGACCTCTAACATCAAATGATGTTGTGATCCTACCGATTCTGTACCCCAATAAGTATAGCAAGCTCTACTTCTTATGGAGAGGACTCTTTAAGCTCTATGAACTTAGATTTGAAGAAGAAGAGATCTGGATGCCTAAAGTTAGTACGGCTTATGGCGAGATATACGTTATTGTAAATCCAACTACTCTATACAAATTCGTAGACCCTAGCAAGCCTACCATATATAGCGTAAATACTGAATTAAGTGATGGAGAACTTCTAGTAAATGCATCAGTTTGTGATAGAGAAAGCGGTCTCTATGGAGTCTATCTAGTTTATAGTCTTAATGGACTAGAATGGAGCTACCAACCTATGCATATTTCGATAAGATATATTGTGGAGCCCATAGGAGGTTACGGTTTTGGAGAAAAACCATTCCCATACACTACAAAAATCAAAATACCTGAAGAAACTAGAGAGATCGAGTTCTATGTATTGGCTATAGATAATATCGGAAACCATGAAGCTACAAGAGTATATGCATACTCCATACATAGATAA
- a CDS encoding molybdopterin-binding protein: MDIFFHVVVVSDTVSRDHSKDVSGKKAVELIKSRGYSVVKVDIVPNSYRDIVRVVMESPREANVIVFLGGTGPSPRDITVDVVESMAWRRLQGFGELFRRLSYELEGARAILSRAELYILSTGKIASVLPGSPRAIEIGVKILLDIVEHLVEEVHRFEEPHRDTHR, from the coding sequence ATGGATATTTTTTTCCATGTGGTAGTTGTAAGCGATACTGTTTCTAGAGATCATTCAAAAGATGTTAGTGGTAAGAAAGCTGTAGAGCTTATCAAAAGTAGAGGGTATAGTGTTGTTAAGGTAGATATTGTTCCGAATAGTTATAGAGATATAGTTCGTGTAGTAATGGAATCACCTAGAGAAGCAAACGTTATAGTTTTTCTAGGTGGTACAGGTCCAAGCCCTAGAGATATAACTGTTGATGTAGTTGAGTCAATGGCTTGGAGAAGGCTTCAGGGATTTGGAGAATTATTTAGAAGATTATCGTATGAATTAGAAGGAGCTAGAGCTATACTCAGTAGAGCAGAACTATACATACTATCTACAGGAAAAATAGCTTCTGTTTTACCAGGTTCTCCTAGAGCTATAGAGATAGGGGTGAAGATACTGCTAGATATAGTTGAGCATCTAGTAGAAGAGGTACACAGATTTGAGGAACCCCATAGAGATACACATAGGTAG
- the larE gene encoding ATP-dependent sacrificial sulfur transferase LarE, whose translation MVDAYMVFTDLGDVLEKLKKMNVDVYTKFMRLVNWFRSIDGKVMVMFSGGVDSSVVLSTATAVLGTSRVVAVTFSMPIVDEEDLYWSSEIAKSLGVERIVIEVDILSEKEFVSNPVDRCYVCKRKMVEKLNEYIDLLDIDVVINGTNASDLHTYRPGYRALREYGVRSPLAEIGITKEDSREIAKAFNLPNWSRASSSCLATRIPYGSPITLEKIVRIAKAERIIKDLTGLSLVRVRDHGNIARIEVDRNERRKFFSEELMDRVARELNRLGYRYVTLDLNGYRSGSFDTLTS comes from the coding sequence ATGGTTGATGCATATATGGTGTTTACTGATCTAGGTGATGTTTTGGAGAAGCTCAAGAAAATGAATGTAGATGTCTATACAAAGTTTATGCGTCTTGTTAATTGGTTTAGATCTATAGATGGAAAGGTTATGGTTATGTTCTCTGGTGGTGTTGATAGTTCTGTTGTTCTATCTACTGCTACAGCTGTTCTCGGTACAAGTAGAGTTGTTGCTGTTACCTTCTCTATGCCTATTGTTGATGAAGAAGATCTTTATTGGTCTAGTGAGATCGCTAAATCTCTAGGTGTTGAAAGAATAGTTATTGAGGTAGATATTCTTTCTGAGAAAGAGTTTGTTTCAAATCCTGTAGACAGATGCTATGTATGTAAGAGGAAGATGGTTGAGAAATTGAACGAGTATATAGATCTTCTGGATATAGATGTGGTTATCAATGGAACAAATGCATCTGATCTACATACATATAGACCTGGATATAGAGCTTTGAGAGAGTATGGTGTTAGAAGTCCATTAGCAGAAATCGGTATAACGAAAGAAGATTCTAGAGAAATTGCTAAAGCTTTCAATCTCCCTAACTGGAGTAGAGCTTCTTCGAGTTGTCTAGCTACAAGAATACCGTATGGTTCTCCAATAACTCTAGAAAAGATTGTGAGGATAGCTAAAGCAGAAAGAATAATTAAGGATCTAACAGGTTTATCTCTGGTTAGAGTCAGGGATCATGGAAATATAGCTAGGATAGAAGTTGATAGAAACGAGAGAAGGAAGTTTTTTAGTGAAGAGCTTATGGATAGAGTGGCTAGAGAGCTAAATAGGCTTGGCTATAGATATGTAACACTAGATCTCAATGGCTATAGGTCTGGAAGCTTCGATACATTAACTAGCTAG
- a CDS encoding nickel-dependent hydrogenase large subunit, producing the protein MTRVEGEGEIVIIDREGSVDSIVYRISESPRFFEYIVRGRDIWSAIDIVSRICGLCGVSYVYTASKAFEKCLGIDVDEEIEKIRVALHLAERVKSHMIHIFYLNLPDLVHTRSSIEFIDRNPKIAKDALRVIAWSRKAMEIFGGRSHNVVNIRIGGIYRAPERNDIEKLYRESSEVIESFTRFAEFCLSLRTVPKHQHKLSVASIYSKEYPHTGDHISLNGTIYSVSKFYRDISIGIQKRYSNALHYRIKGIESYIVGPIARFNQFYSYLSKTVREFIELYGWRQPLESIFQGFVARIAETYEALLYLEEFFNNYYRYIHIQNERYRDRESMDVCECEAVVEAPRGILYHRYRIDQGGRIESCDIVTPTAQNLAAMEDIASERLRGRKIDDEETVSMARKIAVAFDPCISCSVHTIPIKIHRASTK; encoded by the coding sequence TTGACTAGAGTCGAAGGAGAGGGAGAGATAGTGATTATCGATAGAGAAGGTAGTGTTGATTCTATTGTATACAGAATTTCTGAAAGCCCTAGATTCTTCGAGTACATTGTTAGAGGTAGAGATATATGGAGTGCTATCGATATTGTTAGCAGAATATGTGGATTATGTGGTGTTTCTTATGTATATACAGCATCAAAAGCTTTCGAAAAATGTCTAGGCATAGATGTAGATGAAGAAATTGAAAAAATTAGGGTTGCTCTACATCTAGCTGAAAGAGTTAAGAGCCACATGATACATATATTCTATCTAAATCTACCGGACCTCGTGCATACAAGATCGTCTATAGAGTTCATCGATAGGAATCCAAAGATAGCTAAAGATGCTTTAAGAGTTATAGCATGGTCTAGAAAAGCTATGGAGATATTTGGTGGAAGATCCCATAACGTCGTGAACATAAGGATTGGCGGTATCTATAGAGCACCAGAGAGAAATGATATAGAGAAACTCTATAGAGAATCTAGTGAAGTTATAGAGAGTTTCACAAGGTTTGCAGAATTTTGTCTAAGTTTAAGAACTGTTCCAAAGCATCAGCATAAACTTTCTGTAGCATCTATATACAGTAAAGAGTATCCACATACAGGTGACCATATCTCTCTTAACGGAACGATCTATAGTGTAAGCAAATTCTATAGAGATATCTCTATAGGTATTCAGAAAAGATACTCAAACGCTCTACACTATAGGATAAAAGGTATTGAAAGCTATATAGTTGGACCTATAGCTAGATTTAACCAGTTCTATAGCTATCTGTCGAAAACAGTTAGAGAGTTTATTGAGCTATATGGATGGAGACAACCTTTAGAGAGTATATTCCAGGGATTTGTGGCACGTATTGCTGAAACATATGAAGCATTACTATATCTAGAAGAGTTCTTCAACAACTATTATAGGTATATCCATATACAGAATGAGAGATACAGAGATAGAGAATCTATGGATGTTTGTGAATGTGAAGCTGTTGTAGAAGCCCCTAGAGGTATTCTCTATCACAGATATAGGATTGACCAAGGCGGAAGAATAGAGTCATGCGATATAGTTACACCTACAGCTCAAAATCTAGCTGCAATGGAGGATATAGCTTCAGAAAGACTTAGAGGAAGAAAGATAGATGATGAAGAAACAGTATCGATGGCTAGGAAGATAGCTGTAGCATTTGATCCATGTATCTCATGTTCAGTACACACTATACCGATAAAGATACATAGAGCTTCAACTAAATAG